CAGTATACACGTGAGATTGTCGATTTTCTAAGAGAGATTCGTTCTAATTTTATGAGAGTGAAAAGAGGAATTACCAAAGCGATAGATCTTAGTATTGATATGTAAAGTGCAAAAACGATTTGCCTTAAGTaaagatttaaaaaaaatgtacaaaTACTCGGATGGTTTTCAATCCACAGCGATGGTGCTTTCTTCTGTCTAACCGAGGAACGTAGCGGTACATATTATTCTCGTGTTACCTCCGTTAAATATGAAATGGATTACTACAACAAAAACCGATCGAGAGATCTGTTTGCCCTGCTCTTGTATCTTCTCGCTGTTCCGCATGGCTACGTGGTATTCACGGACTCATAGAGATTAATGGCCAGCAAATAGAATCAAAACGCGTCGTACGCGCGGAAAATGCACAATGCACAGCGATTATGTTTCTTTTATTTCGTGTGCACGTTCTTAATCAACATGTTGCATCTACTTAGGAAACAGTTGTACTTATTGTGGGACACCAAGTGGGATACTACATATACTTAGAGAGCCGTTTCAGCGTTAGAATGATTAGCGAAACGTTCCGTTATGCGAGCGTGTTTGCGTTTCGTATTTTCAATTAGAAGGTAGAAGTAACAGAGGGCTGTCCAGCGGAGGATCCAACGTCAACAGAGGCGCGAGCTTAAATCAGATGGATCGAGTAAAGTCGAACGAGTGACTCTGCAGTCGAGCGATGTCATCGATTCTTCCACCGTCCGAAAGACAATAAAAGCATCGATGGAAAGCCACGAACGAGCCAGGACGAACGAAACAGCCACGTCGCGTCGAGATCACGGAATCGCTCGTTCAAATACAATCAGCCGCCCCGCTTCTTCCGGGACACCTCCGTTCGACGTCCACCCGTTCGATTTAGCGAAAGTATCGACGTGAACGCATATACGATAATGGTAGAGCCGAGATGGTTGATCAAATGTATGAATAGCACGTTGAACCTGTTGAACCCGAGCAGTAGCTACACGGACTTGAGAACGCTTCACAAGAAGCATTGCAGGCGGTACTTTTGCCTTTGCAGGAGGCACACGATCAGCGTGATATGCATAAACGAGACGAGGAAGTTGTACTGGTTCAATTGCAAGAACGTACGGGAGAAAGTTAACTTTGGCCTTGGCGACGGTTATTATTACAAGTTGCTAAGGATCGTGAACGGTGCTTTGAACACTTGGGCACAGCACTACATCGACGGTCTGTCCATCGCCCGTAGAGAGATCATGTTCAAGATAAACGGCACCGCCAAGAAAAACATGAGGCTCTTGAAGGAGGGCTGCTACTGTCATTACCATCCGCATATGACAGCGGACGCGTGCAACGCCGACTTTCTGAAAAAAGTCGTAAGTTTTTGGGCCGGCGAGGGCCTTAGGGGAATACGCGAGAAGCTTCGGGGTATGACAAATTATGCTAAAAAGGTAGAGGCTCGAGTATCCGCGTTATCCATTGCCCACTGTTCACCTACATATATACTTCGTTTCCACAACCAAACTGTTACTGTTACCACAACCAAATGAATATCATCGCTGACAGCGATATCGACATCGACGTCATTAATTCTGCTTGTACTTTTCGAATCTTTATCAATGTTCTCACCGAGTCCAACTGTTTTTACACGAGATTCTTCCATGTTTAACCCTCTGCACTCGACGCCCACGTGGACGTCATCAATAGAAGCTATTGTTACCGACAATAGAACAAAGTTACGCTGGAATAAGTTTAATCTTGGTGGTTAATAATCAATTCTGATGTTCCCTCGGATGAGACATCAGAGTGCGAAGGGTTAAACAAGCATGGACTGTCGAATATGTAAAATATCTTCATAGTAAGTATGTCGCAAGCACCAAGCACACCTTGTAGACTAATATTCGTGGATGGTACGTAATTTTGGTTTGGTACTGCAATCGACAACGAGTTCAGTCGTCATCTGTGTCTGTTACACACCGTTTACATCAGTTTTCTTCATCCTTTCCACCTCATTTGTTGCTATCTCCCCTTTTGAATCTTCCAATCGCATCTCATGCATTCGACTTCCTTGTGAGAAGTGAATCACGTTCGACTGTACAGCCACCGATCTCCAGGCATTTAAAATCGTTGCAATCAAGACTCGTTTCGAGCATACACACGGATCGTTCGTTAAGTGTTTAAATTAGGATTGTACGTTTCGGTGGAATTAAAGAGAGGACGTTCATGGAACGCAGCCAGCGGATAACAGTACTTATAAGCAAATGTTTTAGATGTCGGACGATGACAGAATGTCGTTAACCACTGCTGTTAGCGACGACGACGATGGTGAGAGCGTAATAAATTCACCCTATCGAGAGAAACAGCCTGGCACGGCTGCGGCCTCGTTCAATTGCACGGGGGCAGTTCGAAAGGCTGGGTGAGTCTGACGCAACGATTAGCAAACGCGATAATTTCCAATCTACCGTATTTTTTTATCACGTCGAATTGCAGATTTCTGAGCGTGAAGAAGTGGCTGTTGCGAAAGAAACATCAGATCGAGCTCGCGAGGAAAAGAGGATGGAAAGGTTACTGGGTTTGCTTGAAAGGGACTACGCTGCTGTTTTATCCCTGCGACTCGCAGGAGAGCAGGGCCATGGAGGCTGCGCCCAAGCATTTGATCATAGTAGACGGTGCGATCATGCAACCTATTCCGGAACACCCGAAACGCGATTACATATTTTGCCTGAGCACCGCGTTCGGCGATGCTTACTTATTCCAAGTGAGTGTGCACTCCGCGCGACGAATCCGCGCGGATCGCCTCGCGTTATTACACGTTTCATTTTTTGTATTAGGCACCATGTCAAGTGGAGCTTGAAAACTGGGTGAACAGCATACATTCGGCCTGTGCCGCCGCGTTCGCGCGTCATCGTGGTAAAACTGGAACCCTTCATCTGTTGCAAGAAGAGATCTTTCGTTTAGAGAAGGCGATAGAATCGGTAAGCGGATTTCGAGCGTCGATCTCATTCTCGACGGAAGGGTGAAACTGGTTAAAAAAAACTGTCCTCGCTTTTCTACTCCAGGATCACAAATTGAAACACATGGCTGATCTGCAACAGTCTGTTGTGTCCGATGTAGAAACGAAGCAACAAATCAATAGCCAGATCGTTCAATGGGAAGAGAATTTAGAACGGTTACATTGCGAGCAATTTCGTCTTAGGTGCTACATGGCTAGTTTGCAAAGCGGTGAATTGCCCAATCCAAAGGTAAATGCGAGTATATCTTTTATTGTCGTGTGTGGGACTGTTCTTGATGTGGGGCAGGAAACTGAAATGTGGGACAGCCCCACCCAACGTGGAAGTAGAATTTAGCAAGGATAGTAGCTTGTGTAATTTCAAAGGGTGCACGGCGCGAGATATTTTTCCGTTCGACGTGTTAATATGCATAGTTTACACGCGTCATATGTACCCACATTGTCGAGTATCGGAAGCTTGTATCGACCACGATGAACCGTAAATAGAATCTTGTAGAACTCGAGCCAGAACAAGCCGGAGCTAATTTCCGCTAGATTAGTAGGGGCAGCCGATATACATATAATGATCTCGATGCGAGAATCACCTCGATTCGAATCTTTTATTTTCTCTCCAGAGTTTATTAACGCACGTATCTCGTGCTACGAAGCAGACATTAAACAAATTAGGAGTTTTTACCGTGTCATCGTTTCACGCTTTTATATGTGCACGGAGTCCTTCGTTGCTGAACAATCTACTAGCAGGTCGTGGAGCTACCAAACGAAGACCACCGTTACTATCGAGATCCAATAGCGGGTCGAGTAGGAGATCTCTACAGATTTCGTCCAGAGATGATGAGAAAACGGTGAAAGTGTGCGTGCCGGAAAACCAGGTAATCGACGTATACGTAAAACCTTTTTTTTAAATCAGAGTATGCGAAAATGCAATGTGAAAACGGTAATACGTGTTTGTTTTTTGTGTACACGTTTCTAGCTGGTATCCGTGTTTGTACGCGATGCAATGACAGTAGAGGAATTCCTTGCAAGCGCTTGTAATAGGAAAAATTTAAATCCGATGGAACATTTTGTTCGCGTGAAGAAACGACGCGACATGGAGGATCATAATTATTTCGTGCCGCATAGAACCGATCTGATAGAAACTTACGTGAGTATTGCGTCAATGTTAATGAAAATGAATCGATCGAACGAACGAAGTAATTGTTCGCACAATTCCAGTTGCATACGCATGAAATTGTTGAAGTTTGCGCGAAAatcttgtatcaagtagaattgCAAAGAAACACTCTCGAGCAAATGTGGGGCTTCTCTGTGGAGGCAGAGTTGATCGAGAATTCCGATCGACAGGACGAACTGTGCTGCTATGTTAGCAGAGTTGAAGACAAAAGCGTGGCGATGCAGAATGGTAAGCAAGCAGCACTCGTTCAAGAGCATGAATCTTCAGAAAATACATGTTCAGTCAATAGTCACATGGTTTCCATAATTACGTGCATACATAATTAACATAAAAAGCAATGATGCGTACGAGTTCGAGATTGTGACATTCTTCGAAGGATGCATCGACGAAATCGCATGTTTACGTGGTTTTCTATAATATAAAATCATCCGACGTGTAGTATATAAATAGACAATCATCTAGTCAAGCTCAGGATCCTCTTTCCACCCCTTTTTTTCATCTATTTTAAGAATGAAGGTGAGACACATATGGAAACACAATGTTGGATGTGACCTTAATCAGATTCTTTTTTCTTGCATCTACAGAATATCTTACAGAGAATGACATTGAAAAACATTGATTTTCTGTATCATATTCCCCGCTGACTGAGCGGGCACAAGTTTATTATACATATCCTTCAACGAAGCGAAACGTATCTACAGCATACCTATCTAATGTGCACAGTGCATATAAATAGAATTGAGTTTTAAAGGCTAAAAACCACGCGGAATACAACAGTCTTTCGTTTGTTATATAAATTGAAAGCATTATGAAAGCAAATCATTCATCGATGCGTTTAAATTAAAGTTATGTTTATGTTTATCTGAAGATTGTATTtatctcgtttttttttctacttgcaaggaattatcaAAGGCGATGAAATCATGGTGATCAACGGTGCTATAGTAAGCGACCTGGACATGATGTACTTGGAAAGTGTGCTGCAAGAAGAAGTTGGTTTGTGTATGATGATGAGATCGTCTCGAACCGAACCGCCAGATCTCACAGGCATAATGAGAGTAACCGATGATATAATCGAGAGCTTGGTTTGTCCACCTCCGCCTTCAGATCCACCAGTTATAAGCGAAGAAATGATTTCTGGCTTAATCGTTCCAGCTCCTGGATGGAGTAAGGGATACATAGTATTTTCTTCCAGCTGTAACTAGCTTCAATGAGTCGAGTCAATAGCTGTAAACGTATTATGGTTCCATTTATGTAGATGGATCAGGAACAGTCGCGTGATCTTGTGATTAACAGTTGCGCTCAGCGTTCAAATTTCCCTTCATTTTTATTGATTTAGCAGACTCATTGATGTATAGctatatgtatgtaaatgtgcATCTATATATGCGTATTTTAATGTATATAGGCAAGGAGAGTCTCGCGCAAGAGTGTACATCAACAGCACACATAGAAAATGGCAAGCAAACGTCTCGCACAAATTCGTTTGAGATAGAAAATTTGCTAAAAACCGCTGAACAAGTAACAGGGATCTGTCGATCGCCAGGTGAAACGAGGAAGTCTAGTCCTACTGGAAGTGTCGTTAGCTCTCATTCCCAAGCTATGACGCCGAGTCGGCAATTAAGCGATGCTGAGAAATTGAAGAAAGTTATTTTAGAGTTAATCGAGACTGAACGTACATATGTGAAGGTAATCACGACTTATCTGCAGcagttttattaatttaatactGGAATGAAACAACAATCttgtgaaacattttcagaatttaaataatttgttGGAGAACTACTTGGAGCCCCTTAAACGTGAAACCTTCCTATCGAATGCAGAGATAAACGCATTGTTTGGAAATATACAAGAGATCGTTACGTTTCAACGACAGTTTCTACAAAATCTCGATCATGCGATCGAGATGGAAGCTGATTTCAATAATTTTGACCATCCCAGTCAATTTAAGGTATGCTGGTGATGATACGCGTTAGTAACGTCCTGGAGAGCGGTGAGTTCATGTTCGTTATTGTTATAGGGTGTCCTCTTTTCTATTGGAAGTGCCTTCTTGTATTACGTAAATCATTTCAAGTTGTACAGTTCGTTTTGTGCTAGCCACTCAAAGGCGCAAAAGGTTTTACATCCAAGTGAGTAGAATTCCAATCTTTTCATTTAAAGataaatttattatattctgtaaaactgCTGGACAAATTTACAATATCTTTGTTCCTGATTTAATCTATTTTTGTAGACGAAGGAAACCAAGCTTTACAAGAGTTCCTGCAGGCAAGAAACCCGAGACAGCAACACTCGTCAACGTTAGAATCGTACTTGATAAAACCTATTCAACGAATTTTGAAATATCCCTTGCTACTACAACAGCTTCGAAACCTGACTGATGAACGAAGTGAAGAACACCTGCACTTGATCGGTAAATACAAGCTTCAATGAATAATTGTTTGATAGCTCGTGACAGTGTTAACCAATAATTAATGTCAATTACAGAAGCTTTAAAGGGTATGGAGAAAGTAGCAGAACACATAAACGAAATGCAAAGAATTCACGAAGAATACGGAGCCATTTTCGATCACTTATTCAGACAACATCAAAAGTCTTGTAAACAGGTAGGGAAAAAATAGTTTTCTTTGTCCAATTTCCgcattttccatatttcatcaTGAATGATCACATTTTGCCAGCCAATCGACTTAAGTCCAGGAGATCTCCTGTATTACGGAGGAGTTGAGTGGCTCAACATTTCTGATTTTCTTGGTAAAATCAAGAAAGGATTGGAACTGCACGCGATGTGTTTCGTGTTTAAGTCGGCTGTTGTATTCCTGTGCAAGGAAAGATTGAGGCAAAAGAAGAAGCTTATGGTAAATttataattcttttttaattGCCTTATACGCCAGCGTGCAAACGTGTGTAACAAGTGATTCGTTGATCAGGGAGTATCCACTAAAGCAAATTCCAGCGAAGTAGAAATAATTCGCTATCAAGTGTTGATTCCCGTGACAGAAGTCCAAGTTAGAGCTAGTTCCGCCAAAGATATGGAATCGCATTTCTTATGGGAATTGATCCATTTAAGAAGTCAATTACAAAGAAGATCGGAGAAAGTATATGTGCTGTCTAACAGGTATTTCCAttgaattcaattcaaagacgGTATTAAGTTTTGTGTCACAAATCTTTGTCAGGTACATTTCATACGTTATCAAGAGAAATACGGACGAAAGCAATTCGATACGATTTCTAAAGCAATTCGCAGAAACAAATCATTATGTATGCTAATCTATTTTTTATCCCCCAGCACGACAGAATTTAGAAATGCATTTTTGAGGACGATTCGTCAAATTATCCGAGAGTCCGTACGAAATATGAGCATACCGTCAACGAAACAGAACTTGAACCAACCGACGATGACGATCTCACCCCGTATGTCAACCGGCCACGTTGAGAAATTCGAGAAACAGCCAGTGAGCCAAGGGCAGAACGGTGGTAACGGTGGCGCCACGTCTACCAGTACATTATCCAAGAAGACGGTCAAACCACAAATGCTGCCTTCTACTTCGCATAACGTAAAGCGAAAATACAGCCAATCGAAGCAAGCGGTGGAGCACGAGAGCTCTGAGGACAAGGATACCGAGGAGGCAGCTGCGGTAGCCGCGATTAATCAACAGCAAACCACGTTTCGTTCCCGTAGCAAGACTATAAGCGATACGTCCGGTAAGACGGTTCATGTTGCGGTAATTCGACATGCATGCGTGTTCACAGAGCAGTGTTCCCCAAACTTTTCTCGTCGCGAGCCTCTTTTAAGTTGCAAAACCTGCGGGGAACACAGTTTAGGAAACACTGGCGCAGAGTGCGACACACTGCAACGTGTAACTTGTATTTATTCGAAACATATAGGGGAGGTGAAGGTCGAAATGGATTCGGGAACGAAATCTGAGGGGGAAGAAGACTCGCAAGCTTTTTTAGGTGAGAAGAAGACGAGTTTGGGCCGCACGCCGAATCATTTGACTTTGAGCACCGCTTCAACCATTTCAGCAGGAAGTACGGGTAGTCAGGCGAGGCTGATCCAGTCCTCCCATCAGCCGGAGAACTATCAGCCATTCCCAGTTAAGGAACTTGGTAAGAGAAGCGCTGCCAAAATTGATCATCAATTGAACACGTACAACGTATGTACGATTGAGGTTTAATTCGCGCGATGCGAGTGAGAGATGGTCCTCCGCGTgctgctttcgctattcttaTACCTCTGTATTATTCATTTCTCACATTATATATACGGCTTGTATTTTACTGGTCAGTATTTTAATCCTTCTCGTCAAGTATTTCAATATTAAGGGTCAGTGTTTTAATCCCTTTTTGTTAAagagtagattttaatgctgaccatttaatttgttgcctatatatatacatatatacatatattacatGGAATGTTATGCGTTGAAGGTTCGCCGATTTGGAAGCCGCGGGAATTACCCTCTCTTGGAGAGTCCACGACATTGCCACGTAAGGGTAAGTCGGCCAGCGAGTTTGGGGATATAAGCTCATCTCATAGCGCCTCCCGAAAGTCTCTGATAGAAATCAATAATTGTGCTCAACAATCTAACTGTAATAACCACGTTTAAATTAAATAGATGTTAACTGATTAACGAACTATCGAGTTAAGTTTAAAAGACCGTGAAAATTATTCGATTTAAAGACTAGCACGCGCTTGCCGCCCACGCGGAACACCTTCAACGTTATAATACTGAAACGCGTTTCGATACTTGCACATCTTCTCGTTTCGTCTTCCAAACGCGTCGCGTTGAGACGCGCGTTACAGAACGTCGCCATTGAACGTCACGTCGCGTCACGTCACGTCACGCCACGCCACGTCGTGCCACTAATTCCTTCTCTGTACAACGAACAATATTCAATTGATTAACAGAAGAGACTCTTGCGCCCCTTTCAGAGTGTGCGGCAGACCGCGCGCGAACGTTCTCTTCAGGTAGCGTTGTTCAGACTTGCCTTTCGAAAGGCAAACACTGTCCCCAGCGTAGTTCGCCGTTAACGTAGCATGGAGCGGTGGTTGATGTCGAACATATATGTACGCAGAGGCGGATTTGCAAATGTGCCGTCAACAGGCTGAATCGAAAAGAGAGATGAGTAATTGGACGAGGTCGATACGCTGTTTTTAGCCGCGGAAAAATTGTCCGCCTTCGAAAATTTGCCGTCGTAGGCTGTAGCCTAGTTAGCCTGTTTAGAAATCCGCCACTGTACGCACGCTTCTGACGTCCAGTCTGTTGTAATCGCTTCTATAGCGTCCCGCGGTTTCCTCGACGACCAAGGCGAAGAAAGAAAGGGGAAACAGGCGCGTGGAGGGCCTTACGCAGAATACCATTGCATCGAAGGCAAAGCGAGATACGCGGAATCGTTATCTCCCCGATCGTTTTCAATCTAAACGAGAAATACTATGTGTGCAGTGAGATTGAAATCTCATCGGTTAAGAGTTACATATTTACGTTCAATGTTGAAGTATTCGAAATTTGATCGATTAAGTTTATCAGATTTTAATTAAACAGATTCGCAAGAATCAGATTTaatgtataatataaatatttaactCTTTCCACGCGAAAAGATTGTGATTAGTAGTCGTTGAAATTCTAATCAAGGAACAGAAATTCTGTGAGTTGTATCGTACGATATCTGTGTTACTGTatctttaatatattatttccaCCGATGAATTGTTTTTACAACAATATTACACGAATAATTTCTACATTTAAGCTATTTTTCGACGCTTAATAATCAGACAAACTTTCGCAGCGATTATAACTCATTTAGCAATTTCGTATCTGAAGTATTAAGGTTTGTACACTTGAGCATTCAGCACGACAATCGTTAGCAATCGTACGATCATTTCATTGGTGATACTTGATAATGGCGATTGTTCAAACTGAATGTTCAGTCTAGTCGACGTGTGTGTGCACCTTGAAAGCGTTTGCGCGCGGATGTCCGCATAACTCTGAAAGAGACGATACGGAGAGACGAAAGCTTTGTTTTCAGGAAAGAATCTCCCTTGAAACGAAAACGAATCGTTGTGATACTTAACTTACACGCCCACACACATACTTATAATGCGTATACCTACATACATACCGAGAATCTTGAACGATATTTTTATTTGGATCCCCGTTTCCGTTTTTTCGCTAGCTACTTTCCCCACCTCTGCTATTAAGTTGATCATATCATATCACTCTGTTGTCTGGTCTCGATTCGTTGTATTAAGCTTATTATTACCAGATACTGTAACGAGAATTCAATGTTTC
This genomic interval from Xylocopa sonorina isolate GNS202 chromosome 18, iyXylSono1_principal, whole genome shotgun sequence contains the following:
- the Sif gene encoding guanine nucleotide exchange factor still life isoform X4, coding for MVEPRWLIKCMNSTLNLLNPSSSYTDLRTLHKKHCRRYFCLCRRHTISVICINETRKLYWFNCKNVREKVNFGLGDGYYYKLLRIVNGALNTWAQHYIDGLSIARREIMFKINGTAKKNMRLLKEGCYCHYHPHMTADACNADFLKKVMSDDDRMSLTTAVSDDDDGESVINSPYREKQPGTAAASFNCTGAVRKAGFLSVKKWLLRKKHQIELARKRGWKGYWVCLKGTTLLFYPCDSQESRAMEAAPKHLIIVDGAIMQPIPEHPKRDYIFCLSTAFGDAYLFQAPCQVELENWVNSIHSACAAAFARHRGKTGTLHLLQEEIFRLEKAIESDHKLKHMADLQQSVVSDVETKQQINSQIVQWEENLERLHCEQFRLRCYMASLQSGELPNPKSLLTHVSRATKQTLNKLGVFTVSSFHAFICARSPSLLNNLLAGRGATKRRPPLLSRSNSGSSRRSLQISSRDDEKTVKVCVPENQLVSVFVRDAMTVEEFLASACNRKNLNPMEHFVRVKKRRDMEDHNYFVPHRTDLIETYLHTHEIVEVCAKILYQVELQRNTLEQMWGFSVEAELIENSDRQDELCCYVSRVEDKSVAMQNGIIKGDEIMVINGAIVSDLDMMYLESVLQEEVGLCMMMRSSRTEPPDLTGIMRVTDDIIESLVCPPPPSDPPVISEEMISGLIVPAPGWSKESLAQECTSTAHIENGKQTSRTNSFEIENLLKTAEQVTGICRSPGETRKSSPTGSVVSSHSQAMTPSRQLSDAEKLKKVILELIETERTYVKNLNNLLENYLEPLKRETFLSNAEINALFGNIQEIVTFQRQFLQNLDHAIEMEADFNNFDHPSQFKGVLFSIGSAFLYYVNHFKLYSSFCASHSKAQKVLHPNEGNQALQEFLQARNPRQQHSSTLESYLIKPIQRILKYPLLLQQLRNLTDERSEEHLHLIEALKGMEKVAEHINEMQRIHEEYGAIFDHLFRQHQKSCKQPIDLSPGDLLYYGGVEWLNISDFLGKIKKGLELHAMCFVFKSAVVFLCKERLRQKKKLMGVSTKANSSEVEIIRYQVLIPVTEVQVRASSAKDMESHFLWELIHLRSQLQRRSEKVYVLSNSTTEFRNAFLRTIRQIIRESVRNMSIPSTKQNLNQPTMTISPRMSTGHVEKFEKQPVSQGQNGGNGGATSTSTLSKKTVKPQMLPSTSHNVKRKYSQSKQAVEHESSEDKDTEEAAAVAAINQQQTTFRSRSKTISDTSGEVKVEMDSGTKSEGEEDSQAFLGEKKTSLGRTPNHLTLSTASTISAGSTGSQARLIQSSHQPENYQPFPVKELGSPIWKPRELPSLGESTTLPRKGKSASEFGDISSSHSASRKSLIEINNCAQQSNCNNHV
- the Sif gene encoding guanine nucleotide exchange factor still life isoform X2 — its product is MGNKLSCSCAPLIRKAYRYEDSPWQAGARGGMGGSGGRRGDTGHLLRCGSLRERKRLWAEVFHVSASGAGTVKWQQVSEDLVPVNITCIQDSPECIFHITAYNSQVDKILDVRLVQPGTRIGQASECFVYWKDTMTNDTWGLNFTSPIDAKQFRECCSPSFKISRKASSSYSLKLEPPNKQKIKTRRKPLSTPASPSRSREPQCTCMTPEQLARFRSQEARYRGLYGTSTLPRTMARSTEVEMTPARDKITTATSSASLYDNVNNTNVTPGKTPKAGEPKQKEKQNETCQTTPKTANVGIETVTVGSQIDSPEEKGVAVSPKRAQKQNQDSSTQQNGTEMLKSEGTQAGGTLQNKSLRKEQLHHTKSADYTNMEMQNGNIFNIVNNNHSGKKSKSKSTDDMRIENAQNGGISLDSNTLKRMLKPMSSIDSPVTSPEMTRKRHSHHSYHYHPSNNNQKYVMQETENENYAHPYRAPYNNKFQASRSVHDMGRQYAGGRGRTYLDSERNRCTGDMSPPSDNVIFDNQCYATTPSSSNGNSDMEQPAHCNSRRCNAAQTYQQQNMQSVSTPGSPTSRLLLEYEMHLRNTLAKGMDAESYSLRTFEALLTQSMENLEFAENIPLNVQRTPHVSRRRSTSNKSSTLPLSYRYCNERQNSKDRDGYYSDRNEMIREKRDKDIDRDRGYLSDYNSRCASCVGESARAQWFRHSDGWQSGSSTLGSGASSSMNPSYSGHKRDSPWDSLPSLRHEGSLNDSGYKSNRTDSLEQRGTFDRQDSVRSDYMSDRDGRYGIVQQASLESTDSRLCYLTSSEMSDDDRMSLTTAVSDDDDGESVINSPYREKQPGTAAASFNCTGAVRKAGFLSVKKWLLRKKHQIELARKRGWKGYWVCLKGTTLLFYPCDSQESRAMEAAPKHLIIVDGAIMQPIPEHPKRDYIFCLSTAFGDAYLFQAPCQVELENWVNSIHSACAAAFARHRGKTGTLHLLQEEIFRLEKAIESDHKLKHMADLQQSVVSDVETKQQINSQIVQWEENLERLHCEQFRLRCYMASLQSGELPNPKSLLTHVSRATKQTLNKLGVFTVSSFHAFICARSPSLLNNLLAGRGATKRRPPLLSRSNSGSSRRSLQISSRDDEKTVKVCVPENQLVSVFVRDAMTVEEFLASACNRKNLNPMEHFVRVKKRRDMEDHNYFVPHRTDLIETYLHTHEIVEVCAKILYQVELQRNTLEQMWGFSVEAELIENSDRQDELCCYVSRVEDKSVAMQNGIIKGDEIMVINGAIVSDLDMMYLESVLQEEVGLCMMMRSSRTEPPDLTGIMRVTDDIIESLVCPPPPSDPPVISEEMISGLIVPAPGWSKESLAQECTSTAHIENGKQTSRTNSFEIENLLKTAEQVTGICRSPGETRKSSPTGSVVSSHSQAMTPSRQLSDAEKLKKVILELIETERTYVKNLNNLLENYLEPLKRETFLSNAEINALFGNIQEIVTFQRQFLQNLDHAIEMEADFNNFDHPSQFKGVLFSIGSAFLYYVNHFKLYSSFCASHSKAQKVLHPNEGNQALQEFLQARNPRQQHSSTLESYLIKPIQRILKYPLLLQQLRNLTDERSEEHLHLIEALKGMEKVAEHINEMQRIHEEYGAIFDHLFRQHQKSCKQPIDLSPGDLLYYGGVEWLNISDFLGKIKKGLELHAMCFVFKSAVVFLCKERLRQKKKLMGVSTKANSSEVEIIRYQVLIPVTEVQVRASSAKDMESHFLWELIHLRSQLQRRSEKVYVLSNSTTEFRNAFLRTIRQIIRESVRNMSIPSTKQNLNQPTMTISPRMSTGHVEKFEKQPVSQGQNGGNGGATSTSTLSKKTVKPQMLPSTSHNVKRKYSQSKQAVEHESSEDKDTEEAAAVAAINQQQTTFRSRSKTISDTSGEVKVEMDSGTKSEGEEDSQAFLGEKKTSLGRTPNHLTLSTASTISAGSTGSQARLIQSSHQPENYQPFPVKELGSPIWKPRELPSLGESTTLPRKGKSASEFGDISSSHSASRKSLIEINNCAQQSNCNNHV